The following are encoded together in the Myxococcota bacterium genome:
- a CDS encoding CBS domain-containing protein, with product MVLVRSVMKKKVVRISADDTLWIVKEIMDLAHVRHLPVVNKGELVGVVSQRDLMRASLSNVMGISAEEQKIFLEGVKIAEVMSAPPRTIGPAQSVQEAARAMAEYKIGCLPVVDGKEIVGIVTETDLLHHFASEKER from the coding sequence GTGGTCCTGGTCCGCTCGGTGATGAAGAAGAAAGTCGTGCGCATCTCTGCGGACGACACGCTGTGGATCGTGAAGGAGATCATGGACCTGGCCCACGTCCGGCACCTGCCGGTCGTGAACAAGGGCGAGCTCGTGGGCGTGGTCTCGCAGCGCGACCTGATGCGCGCCTCGCTCTCCAACGTCATGGGAATCTCCGCCGAAGAGCAGAAGATCTTTCTCGAGGGCGTGAAGATCGCCGAGGTCATGTCGGCCCCGCCGCGCACGATCGGCCCCGCGCAGTCCGTTCAGGAAGCCGCCCGCGCCATGGCCGAGTACAAGATCGGCTGTCTGCCGGTCGTGGACGGCAAGGAGATCGTCGGAATCGTCACCGAGACCGACTTGCTCCACCATTTCGCGTCCGAGAAGGAGCGCTAG
- the hemB gene encoding porphobilinogen synthase, with product MAFPEHRPRRLRRTPALRDLARETRVTPGDLIDALFVVEGSGVREPISAMPGVFRLSVDQLADEAKRIADLGLGGVILFGIPARKDALGSGAYDPDGIVPRAIRAMKKATPELVVIADVCLCEYTDHGHCGVYDGASVHNDETLPLLARTALVAAEAGADVVAPSDMMDGRVRAIRRGLDAAQLEDTVILSYAAKYASAFYGPFREAAESAPQSGDRRGYQMDPANAREALVEIETDLAEGADMILVKPALPCLDIVRAARERFAVPLVAYQVSGEYSMLQAAIERGWLESPRAIDESLLSIRRAGADRIISYFAKDFARRHRG from the coding sequence ATGGCCTTTCCTGAGCACCGGCCGCGGCGCCTGCGCCGCACACCCGCGCTGCGCGACCTGGCGCGCGAGACACGAGTCACTCCGGGCGACCTGATCGACGCGCTGTTCGTGGTCGAGGGCTCCGGCGTGCGCGAGCCCATCTCGGCCATGCCCGGCGTGTTCCGGCTCTCGGTCGACCAGCTGGCCGACGAGGCCAAGCGCATCGCCGACCTGGGGCTGGGCGGCGTGATCCTGTTCGGCATCCCGGCGCGCAAGGACGCGCTGGGCAGCGGCGCCTACGACCCCGACGGGATCGTGCCGCGCGCGATCCGCGCCATGAAGAAGGCCACGCCCGAGCTGGTGGTGATCGCCGACGTGTGTCTGTGCGAGTACACCGACCACGGTCACTGCGGGGTCTACGACGGCGCCTCGGTGCACAACGACGAGACACTCCCGCTGCTGGCGCGCACCGCGCTGGTGGCCGCCGAGGCCGGCGCCGACGTGGTCGCGCCCAGCGACATGATGGACGGCCGCGTGCGCGCGATCCGGCGCGGCCTCGACGCGGCGCAGCTCGAAGACACCGTGATCCTGTCCTACGCGGCGAAGTACGCCTCGGCCTTCTACGGGCCGTTCCGCGAGGCCGCCGAGTCGGCGCCGCAGAGCGGCGACCGGCGCGGCTACCAGATGGATCCGGCGAACGCGCGCGAGGCGCTGGTCGAGATCGAGACCGACCTGGCCGAAGGCGCGGACATGATCCTGGTCAAGCCCGCGCTGCCGTGCCTCGACATCGTGCGCGCGGCGCGCGAGCGCTTCGCGGTGCCGCTCGTGGCGTATCAGGTGAGCGGCGAGTACAGCATGCTGCAGGCGGCCATCGAGCGCGGCTGGCTCGAGTCGCCGCGCGCGATCGACGAGAGCCTGCTCTCGATCCGGCGCGCCGGCGCCGACCGGATCATCAGCTACTTCGCCAAGGACTTTGCGCGGCGGCACCGTGGCTGA
- a CDS encoding LLM class flavin-dependent oxidoreductase: MSDLHVGVAPWRSDPAGSAESLAAQGERAEALGYASFWLSESHFAARAIPQPLLCLAAVAGRTRRIRLGTTSYLLPIRHAVQVAEEVAVLDRLSGGRVILGIGRGFRSDLFTAFGVPSREKRDRFGAAVEAMVRAWRGEPVAHDGEGGTPVLLAPLPVQEPHPPLWVAAFGPKAVEQAGRLGLPYFASPIESLEVLAENYARHRAVSAGARAACVPVIRSVFVSSDAPLLQRVREALALQNAALAAARAPALRRSADADVDAVALIGTSAQVADAIARHREVLGLTHLIARVQVPGAEPAEIEGSLEALAELAAAL, translated from the coding sequence ATGAGCGACCTGCACGTCGGCGTGGCGCCCTGGCGCAGCGACCCGGCCGGCAGCGCCGAGTCACTCGCCGCACAGGGCGAGCGCGCCGAGGCGCTGGGCTATGCGTCGTTCTGGCTCTCCGAGAGTCACTTCGCCGCCCGCGCCATCCCGCAGCCGCTCCTGTGTCTGGCCGCGGTGGCGGGGCGCACGCGGCGCATCCGGCTCGGCACCACCTCGTACCTGTTGCCGATCCGGCACGCGGTGCAAGTGGCGGAAGAGGTCGCGGTGCTCGACCGCCTGTCGGGCGGGCGCGTGATCCTGGGCATCGGCCGCGGCTTCCGCAGCGACCTGTTCACGGCCTTCGGCGTGCCCTCCCGCGAGAAGCGCGACCGCTTCGGCGCGGCGGTCGAGGCCATGGTGCGCGCCTGGCGCGGCGAGCCGGTGGCCCACGACGGCGAGGGCGGCACCCCCGTGCTGCTGGCGCCGCTGCCCGTGCAGGAGCCGCACCCGCCGCTCTGGGTCGCGGCGTTCGGTCCCAAGGCGGTCGAGCAGGCCGGGCGGCTGGGTCTGCCCTACTTCGCCTCGCCGATCGAGTCGCTCGAGGTGCTGGCCGAGAACTACGCGCGACACCGCGCGGTGTCGGCCGGGGCGCGCGCCGCCTGCGTGCCGGTGATCCGCAGCGTGTTCGTGTCGAGCGACGCGCCGCTCCTGCAGCGCGTGCGCGAGGCGCTGGCGCTGCAGAACGCGGCGCTGGCGGCGGCCCGCGCACCCGCGCTGCGCCGCTCGGCGGACGCCGACGTGGACGCCGTGGCGCTGATCGGCACGAGCGCCCAGGTGGCCGACGCGATCGCGCGCCACCGCGAGGTGCTGGGGCTCACGCACCTGATCGCGCGCGTGCAGGTGCCGGGCGCAGAGCCGGCCGAGATCGAGGGCTCGCTCGAGGCCCTGGCGGAGCTGGCCGCGGCGCTGTGA
- a CDS encoding DUF4177 domain-containing protein — protein sequence MAELSYKVVETSSVTDESLERIINETVAKGWSFDGMQFAMRDASKRPSMAFLIFTRPGAEGDS from the coding sequence GTGGCTGAGCTGTCCTACAAGGTGGTCGAGACCTCCTCGGTGACCGACGAGTCACTCGAGCGGATCATCAACGAGACCGTGGCCAAGGGCTGGAGCTTCGACGGCATGCAGTTCGCCATGCGCGACGCCTCGAAGCGCCCCTCGATGGCCTTCCTGATCTTCACGCGTCCTGGAGCCGAGGGTGACTCGTAG
- a CDS encoding AarF/UbiB family protein, whose product MTPLELGARERIRRAARTGSAIAQIYLGYKGLHLLDRGPLRGVVGAARRRWDRVSAATLGGAARDLGGVLLKAGQFLSTRADVLPPAYVERLARLQDRARPQPYALVHQVLEEDLGAAPEELFARIWRRPMAAASLAQVHRATLHDGREVAVKVQRADVRAALSADLATLRVAARAIEGLEGSLGFSLLLDQLEDSLGRELDFALEATSAGRLARCFAGSPEVRIPAVIGEFTRPRVLVTEYLPGIRVTDRARLQRAGVDPAAVVEALLRAYAAQVFEHGLFHADPHPGNLLVLPGEAGAFALGFVDFGIVQEVPAGFRAAALELARAVLARDAAGAAAALRALGLTTRDPQARTIERFAEKLMSHLDARAAGGALAGERIARLGEELQALLRADPLATLPPHLFLLGRVLGLLAGVSAQLGVRANLARALLPSLFEARSGPR is encoded by the coding sequence TTGACTCCTCTAGAGCTCGGGGCGCGGGAGCGGATTCGCAGGGCAGCGCGCACCGGGTCCGCGATTGCGCAGATCTACCTCGGGTACAAGGGCCTGCACCTGCTCGACCGCGGGCCGCTGCGCGGCGTGGTCGGCGCGGCGCGCCGGCGCTGGGACCGCGTCTCTGCGGCCACGCTCGGCGGGGCGGCGCGCGACCTGGGGGGCGTCCTCTTGAAGGCCGGCCAGTTCCTCTCCACGCGCGCAGACGTGCTCCCGCCCGCCTACGTCGAGAGACTCGCGCGGCTGCAGGACCGCGCCCGGCCGCAGCCCTACGCGCTCGTGCACCAGGTGCTCGAAGAGGACTTGGGCGCGGCGCCCGAGGAGCTGTTCGCGCGCATCTGGCGCCGGCCCATGGCGGCGGCGTCGCTCGCGCAGGTGCACCGCGCCACGCTGCACGACGGGCGCGAGGTGGCGGTGAAGGTGCAGCGCGCCGACGTGCGCGCCGCGCTGTCGGCCGACCTCGCCACGCTGCGCGTCGCGGCGCGCGCGATCGAGGGGCTCGAGGGGTCACTCGGCTTCTCGCTCCTGCTCGACCAGCTCGAGGACAGCCTGGGGCGCGAGCTCGACTTCGCGCTCGAAGCCACGAGCGCGGGACGGCTGGCGCGCTGCTTCGCGGGCTCGCCCGAGGTGCGCATCCCCGCGGTGATCGGCGAGTTCACGCGCCCGCGGGTGCTGGTCACCGAGTATCTCCCGGGCATCCGAGTCACCGACCGCGCGCGCCTGCAGCGCGCCGGGGTCGATCCGGCCGCGGTCGTCGAGGCGCTTTTGCGCGCGTACGCGGCCCAGGTCTTCGAGCACGGGCTGTTCCACGCCGATCCGCACCCCGGCAACCTGTTGGTGCTGCCGGGTGAGGCGGGCGCGTTCGCGCTCGGCTTCGTCGACTTCGGCATCGTGCAGGAGGTGCCGGCGGGCTTCCGCGCGGCCGCGCTCGAGCTGGCGCGCGCGGTGCTCGCACGCGACGCGGCGGGCGCTGCGGCGGCGCTGCGCGCGCTCGGACTCACCACCCGCGACCCCCAGGCGCGCACGATCGAGCGCTTCGCGGAGAAGCTCATGAGTCACCTCGACGCGCGGGCGGCGGGCGGCGCACTCGCGGGCGAGCGGATCGCTCGCTTGGGCGAGGAGCTGCAGGCGCTGCTGCGCGCGGACCCGCTCGCGACCCTGCCGCCGCACCTGTTCCTCTTGGGCCGCGTGCTCGGGCTGCTCGCCGGTGTGAGCGCGCAGCTCGGCGTGCGCGCGAACCTGGCGCGCGCGCTCCTGCCCAGCCTGTTCGAAGCGCGGTCCGGCCCGCGATGA
- a CDS encoding MATE family efflux transporter, which yields MKASGASDAPELGSDLVDVYEEGSGPPTPSPQALGVFELAWPTILAFGTQTLVRVVSLAMVASLGESAVAGVGVANQFFWLVQALGTVAPTGIMALLSRAVGAGDERLADAALRQGLWLGLAVGVGSSLLLLPATSGAISFFYGVTPEVTALGSAYLFWATLGILPITLSLVFGAALRAAGDTRTPLAIGAAANLLNIALGWVLIYGKLGFPALGVAGAGIAATLAVSLQLPAFFWLWRSGRLAVSRAGASARPDPEILGRLLRVGWPAAFEGFLFQVGLALFMRIVAPYGTEAVAAYQVGTQILAFSFLPGLGFGAAASTLVGQHLGEGDPARAERSGWRSMLGAMAAMSATGILIVAFAPQLAALFHLSPLAAQRTVDFVWILGAVQPLMAIEYTIGGALRGAGDTRFPLLAIFAGLFLFRLAPAAIAAGVFHARLNLVWSALMLDYAVKAALLLHRFARGRWKSLDV from the coding sequence GTGAAAGCCAGCGGGGCGAGCGACGCACCGGAGCTCGGCTCCGACCTCGTCGACGTGTACGAAGAGGGATCCGGCCCCCCGACGCCCTCGCCCCAGGCGCTCGGCGTGTTCGAGCTGGCCTGGCCGACGATCCTGGCCTTCGGCACGCAGACCCTGGTGCGCGTGGTGAGTCTGGCGATGGTCGCCTCGCTCGGTGAGTCGGCCGTCGCCGGCGTCGGCGTCGCGAACCAGTTCTTCTGGCTGGTGCAGGCGCTGGGCACGGTGGCGCCTACGGGAATCATGGCGCTGCTCTCGCGCGCGGTGGGCGCGGGCGACGAGAGGCTCGCCGACGCGGCGCTGCGCCAGGGCCTGTGGCTCGGGCTGGCCGTGGGCGTGGGCTCGTCGCTCCTGCTCCTGCCCGCGACCTCGGGCGCGATCTCGTTCTTCTACGGCGTGACTCCCGAAGTCACGGCGCTGGGCAGCGCGTATCTGTTCTGGGCAACGCTGGGCATCCTGCCGATCACTCTGTCGCTCGTGTTCGGCGCGGCGCTGCGCGCGGCGGGAGACACGCGCACGCCGCTGGCGATCGGCGCCGCGGCGAACCTGCTCAACATCGCGCTGGGCTGGGTGCTGATCTACGGGAAGCTCGGCTTCCCGGCGCTGGGGGTCGCGGGCGCGGGCATCGCCGCCACGCTCGCAGTGTCACTCCAGCTGCCGGCGTTCTTCTGGCTGTGGCGCAGCGGGCGGCTCGCGGTGTCTCGCGCGGGCGCCAGCGCGCGGCCCGACCCGGAGATCCTGGGGCGCCTCCTGCGCGTGGGCTGGCCGGCGGCGTTCGAGGGCTTCCTGTTCCAGGTGGGGCTGGCGCTGTTCATGCGCATCGTCGCGCCCTACGGCACCGAGGCGGTCGCGGCCTACCAGGTCGGCACGCAGATCCTCGCCTTCTCGTTCCTGCCCGGGCTGGGCTTCGGCGCAGCGGCGTCGACGCTGGTGGGCCAGCACCTGGGCGAGGGTGACCCCGCGCGCGCCGAGCGCTCGGGCTGGCGCTCGATGCTGGGCGCGATGGCCGCGATGAGCGCGACGGGCATCCTGATCGTCGCCTTCGCGCCGCAGCTCGCGGCGCTCTTCCATCTGTCCCCGCTCGCGGCCCAGCGCACGGTCGACTTCGTGTGGATCCTGGGCGCGGTGCAGCCGCTGATGGCGATCGAGTACACGATCGGCGGCGCGCTGCGCGGCGCAGGTGACACGCGCTTCCCGCTGCTCGCGATCTTCGCCGGTCTGTTCCTGTTCCGGCTCGCGCCGGCGGCGATCGCCGCGGGCGTCTTCCACGCGCGGCTCAACCTGGTGTGGTCGGCGCTGATGCTCGACTACGCCGTCAAGGCCGCGCTGCTCCTGCACCGCTTCGCGCGCGGGCGCTGGAAGTCACTCGACGTCTAG